Proteins encoded by one window of Glycine soja cultivar W05 chromosome 15, ASM419377v2, whole genome shotgun sequence:
- the LOC114387183 gene encoding factor of DNA methylation 5-like, translated as MGNEQKLNLEIAELEEQLKVFKCVNLEEADHENKRKIEIEEIEEKLEDMIFDMSVKDDENQALKKKVQEAKIELEDARQQIIKELPQFLKGVTKIQIKKIGEVSARSFKKVCMNRYKNNKKASTGSVKLCAKWQKEILDSTWHPFKIVDVEGKEIQVYDTSWFLLCFLHVLV; from the exons ATGGGAAATGAACAAAAGTTGAATTTAGAAATTGCTGAACTAGAGGAACAACTCAAGGTTTTCAAGTGTGTGAACTTGGAGGAAGCTGATCATGAgaataaaagaaagatagaaaTAGAAGAGATAGAAGAAAAATTGGAGGACATGATTTTTGATATGTCCGTAAAAGATGATGAAAATCAAGCTTTGAAGAAGAAGGTACAAGAAGCTAAAATCGAGCTAGAAGATGCTAGGCAACAAATTATTAAG GAATTACCACAGTTCTTGAAAGGGGTTACTaagattcaaataaaaaaaattggggaGGTCAGTGCTAGGTCATTTAAAAAAGTGTGCATGAATAggtataaaaataacaaaaaagcaTCAACGGGGTCTGTCAAACTGTGCGCAAAGTGGCAAAAAGAAATTCTGGATTCAACATGGCACCCTTTTAAGATTGTTGATGTCGAAGGGAAGGAAATACAGGTATATGATACATCTTGGTTCCTTCTATGTTTTCTTCATGTTTTGGTTTAA